From Rhododendron vialii isolate Sample 1 chromosome 7a, ASM3025357v1:
TGTTGCCTACAGAATTTAGAAACTCGCTATCAGGTCTATGACAGTAGAATAACTTAACGGccaaggaaaagggaaaatggaACCTAGTGCGGCAACTGTAGACAGTGATTACCTGCAATAAACGTAAAGCACAGTATTGGCTAACAGCGGGACCCTCAAGTTTAGCAATCACCTGGCATCAAAAGTTATATAATTAAGCATAAAAGAATGGGCATCTGTAGATAGATGAACAGCTGGAACTTCTTCCATCATACAAGAGTTTTGGGGTATACCAGTTTCTCATGAAGTAAATTGTAGGAAGAACATTTCTGAGGTGTGATATTGTAAACACAGTATCACTATACTGAAGAAGTCTACAACTACAAGGTTTTTTTTCCAACAGACAAAATGATACAATTGTATTAGTATTTGGAACTTCCTAAGTTAGTACATCAGGTAAATTCCTCAAACCCCAAGCTTACACATAACAAAAACGGAGATGATTTTAGTACTGACAAGTATATAGCACGCCGCTGTCCGGTACCACCTTCGCTGGAAGCACTCCTCAAACAACCtagaaaaaatttaagaatttaGTGCAACAAATAAATATTATCAGTTATGGTGGACGACTGCAAGTTGAATTCAATTTCATGATTGGAGTTGGTAACAGAGAAAAAGCCCAAATCTGCTATTCATTACGGATAGCAAAAAATCTTTTATGGTAACAGACTACACAATAATACCCgcccaaaagagagaaaatccATGAACAAAGTCCTGAGCAGCTATCAAGAATTATGCCCCAGCTCTGCCCCATAAATTGAACAATGAATACAAACCTAAGCTTCGGCATTAATTGCGCAGAGGGTGGCCATCCAATAATAAAACTTAAGCTACGTTCTCACACTTTGAAGCGAGCTTTTACCCCTCAAAGAATGTCTTCCACAACAATGAATCACTTACGCCAGCTTAACTATAGGCCAGCAGAGGTCTAATAGCAAAAAACTAAAGATTCTGTTAACACCACACCGCAGACGTTTTTGTTGTGTAAGAGCTACTTATATACGTTTTGCAAAACTGAGTTGTGTTCCCCAATGCCTGTCTAAAATCTTTCCGAACATTCCCTtattcctagagagagagagagagagagagagagagagagagagagccccaTCGAAAACAGACTGAAAATTATCCATCCACCCATCATTAAAGCCCTAACCAAAGATATCTAGTGTTGTTGGTTTGGGTGATATGTGGGTCAAGTAACTATTGACTTGAATAGGAGTACAGAAAAAGATATCATTTCCACAACCttcatggattttttttgtatgcCAGCAAGTCAAACTGCAAATATGCTAACAGCATACAAGGGTTAGCGGACTCGCAAAAAGGATAATAATTTATATTCTCATCTATTCTGAAGTAATATGGTGCTTCATAAATATAGAGTATTGAGAAAAAACTTGAATTATTTCATCGATGTTATGCAACAAAATTAACATATAGTGACAGTGTCCAGTACTGTTACATAACAAGTATCTCATGGGAAGTATGGGACACATCCTATAACCTTAGTCCAGGTGTCAAGTGTCACCACGAGTACTTGATTTATTTCTGGAAGCCGATATAAAGTAGGGAGTCATCCAAGAATCAAGAGAATGATACATTGAGATAACCCTTTGGAACTTTAACTTAAGTGCCTTCAGCAGGCCCAACGGGCAGATTGTATCAAGTAGATTTGATGTTCTGGCGTTTGGAAGACTTGGACTCCACTATAATTATGAGCATTAGTTTAACTCAATTGGTGTGTACAACTTATAACCGTATACATATTCCTCCAGAATAGATAAGAGGCTGTAGGCGCTCTACAAAACCCATGGAGAGTAATTTCTACTTTCCACAAACACACCAATCAACTCCTAGGAAGGTGGTCCAGACCTAATTATATGCACAAACTGGTTGCCCTCAAACTTAGCCGGTATATCAATGCTTGGTAACTTTTATCATTGGAGTTATCATTGGAGTGAAAAATGCCTCCTGtggtttcaatattttccaCACAAAAATGTACATAACATAGTCCAAACATACTTATTTCCCACTTATCCGTTAAATAAGTTACCAATCTCTTAAAAGTAAATGAAAGGAAACAAGCTTATAGAAAGATTTGCAAAACTGCCCTTCAAATTACAGTACCCAATCATGATGCAAGAATACAAGATTTTCCAATGCTTCCACTATGAGCCAATTACTTGGAAGTGGAGATGGTTTTAATCACTTGGTGTTAACTAGTAAATGGAACCCTTGTATCAGGGTCCATATAATTCTGCATTTCATGTTCGGAAAATCTAAAGTCTTTATCCATGTTATTCATGGCTCTGGGAAACCGCCAGCAATACACTACAAAATACGTGAAATCGAagataaaagaagagaaatgacATACTCTGTTGATCTTCCGGCAGCAGAAAATAAATCTGCCCAATGTCGGCCATCAGTTTTTCTTGCAACGCTAACAACCACATCAAAATACTCTGGAAAGTTTTTAATTAAACCGCAGGTCTTCTCCAAAAGAGAGAACTTAGCAGCACGCATGGGGAGTGAGATTTGGTTTTTATTTGCACTCTGCCTGTAAGACAGCAGTCAGAATCAATCAAGCACTGAAACATGATCATGTAGATTATAGTCACAACATTACGGAAAAGATAATCCTTAGAAAATTGTGGTAGAGCTCCAAAGCCAAGCACTCCCTCCCTACCCACCCAGTATCTCGAGCGCTATAACCCCATCCCAATCGCAGCAAAATGGATCATGTTTTCCCTATACCAGATGATTTAAAATACAGCAAGTATGAAACATTTGTGTCCAAGGTAAGTGAAGGAAACTCAGAGTTTTGGGGGAAACCATTTCAGTAAATATGGTTTTCCCTAGGGGGAAAACTGCAAGAGCGGATCATAGTGAAGTAACTCCCTCCACAACATACCAGCCCCAAAGCCATTTCCTTGACTGAATTTTGAAATACgtagtctaaaaaaaaaaaaaaacttgaaccaAGTCACAGGGCTCAGAATTGGACTATTGATCAAGTAGAGTTACCTGGAAATCTCTGCATCAAATACTGTAAAAAGAAGCCACTCCAGGCAATGAGAAAAATGAGGCTTCTCAGCTGATAGTACTGCTAAACGCAGAGCTTCCTCACTCTTGTCCCTCTGGCAAACATAAATAAGAAACATAAGTGGGAATTCTTTAGAAGAAAGAATATAAACAGAACAAATAGAGTGATCTCATCATGCTGCCACAACAAACTTATGAAACAACTGAACACCCTAACAATAAAACAACGCAAGAATCTGGTGCAATACTGACCAAGTTTATAGGAAAGACAGCGCTTTCAGTTAGATCTCTTATAAAAGTATGAAGAGATGACAACTTGCTCATGGTGTACTACAAGCTAATGGGTACAAGTGGTACCTGAAGAAGGTGTCTGAGTAGGCAATGCAATATAGTTTGAGCCTGCGGAGATGGTTCAAAACAGGGGAACTCTGTGCAAGCTGAAAACGACATCCTCTGGGAAACACCAACGACGACTCCGGCATTTGGAAGAAGACCGAGAGGGTATACCTCACGGTCAAATTCCAATTCAGGGTCCAACTGAAAATTAATATCAAGTTACTCCATTATCTCAGAATACCTGACCTAGATAATCAGATCAGGAATACAAGTCCACAAATACTAAACCATCGACTTCATGGTACTTAATAGTCTAACCAAGTCCACCTGACAACAAAATACTCATCAATATAAAAGTCAGGGAAAGAGCTAAACAGCATAAACAACAATCCACATGTACCTGCAAAAAATCTTCCTGTTTGAAAGGGTCAACACCTGGAGACGGATACCAAACCTGCAATGATGAATCAGATAGGTAGAACAAAGAGAGCACTTGAAACGAAAATGCATTTGCCAAAGAGAATTTTACCTGCATCCCTCTGTGGCCATAATCTAACCAGGAAACCTCTTCAATCAAGTTTGTCTTCTCCTCTGATTGACCACAGGTCACCCAAAACAATTCAACAGAGTCAGTCAGCTCTCTTTCCCGCCCATCATCCAAATCAAGCAGTGAAAGTTCCCCATTCACCCTCAATATCAAACAcctaaagaaataaaaataaaaaatcagcaGTTTCATAGTTTGTGAATCTGTAGTGCAAATTTCTATTGTATATAACATTTTTTACCACAAGTGCATACCTCACAGGCTCTTTTCCTAACATATCAGAAGAAGTTGAGATAAGATTTTTTGAAGCATGCTCTCTTGAAAGCTGATCAGGGATAAATCGCATTGCAGTAGGATGGCTCTTTGCAGTCATGATAGAGAGCTCCCGTACTGTAGAAAGCTGTTTGTCATCATATCACTTAAAAACGCGTGAAGAATGACGAATAATCATCAAAAATCTCATTCTATGTGCAACATAAAAGTTACAACCCAACAGCATCGACAAGAAAATTCAGTTTTTTCCAATCAAGGCAAATGAGAAGTAGAGAGCACAGAAATGTTCTTTTACCTGCAAATCTGGAGTGCTAGAAGGTGTCAATTCACCAGATATCTTCACATGTAATATGTGGACATCAAACGGGCGATAAGTAACGAGCAGATAATCTTGATATACATCCATCACCATTGGCTTCGCAAGCAGTGGTTTCTTACAAAGTAATGAGCTCTGGTCTAGGTGATATCTAGGGTAGAAAAGCAATTCATACCTGAAAACCATTCAATGCGAGCATTAAAGCCAATTATCTTCAGACAAGGAACAGCACAATATTGCTAATTCTAAGTGCACCTTCAGTAACAGCTTACATAGGTTCTGGTGTGGATAGCCAGTCAATAACAACTACCTTTCCAAAGATGAAATAAAGTTGGCTAAGCTAAAGATGTGTAAGGTTACTAATGCATTCCGTGAATCTTAAACAAGAAATTTGAGAGAACATGGTAGAAAAACAGAATAATTGCCCATAAGAATTAAATGGTTCAATAAGCATAAATTAATCACCCAAGGCCACTCTATAGTGTGGGTCCTTTACACCTAATCCGAGGCACCAATGCAGCATGCACTTGATTtccgaaaagtaaaaaaaaaaattgagtagaTCTTTCATAATAAGCATCTGAATCTAACACTTGAATAGTTATGAATGATCAACTTCCATCAAAAATCCAATGGTCTGCTCTGCcacaagccatctccaagaaaCATAGATTTGAGACCAGCTTGATTCTGATTATCTTTCTAACCTTCTTTCAAAGGGTCAAGTAATATTTCTTAAGGTTACAAGGTGACAGATTAAAGGACCTTGGACATCACATCACTATAACACCTGTCATCTATTCATGCAAGCATGGATGATGGTACATGAAATCTCCATCGCTATGTTCTTCTCATATCCAAGCCCAGCCACTGATTGACCAGCCAACGGCAAATCGAATTGCTGTCTGATCAATGTTTTTGCCAGGTCTAAATACTATGTTTCTATTGCAGAAATTTTATCACTATTTCTTCACATCAAGTATGAACGATAGGAATTGTGTGTACAGTAAGCAAATTAGGGGCAACAAGAATATCAGGTTAATCACCATAAATGCCTGGACCCCAGCAAGGGTATCATCAACGTCAAATACTATTGCTTGTTGAAACTAAAAGCATGATATCAATTTTCAGTCACCAACACCATTTCTACTTTCccctagaatttttttttagtttgttttattGCTTTTTTGGTAGTGGAAATAGCCCATGGAATTCAACAAACAGAAATGTACATATAGCTCACATGTTGGAAGAATCAATATAGTTGCAGACAACAACAATTTTCCCAAGCCATAACAAGCCTTTGCACTGAATCTTCTGTTCCTGGGTTATATCACCAAACACTCTCCACTTCTTCATTCGTACATCATACAGTATCAAACCATGAAGGCCAGCCACAGCCAAGTACATCCCATCCTTGCTAGCTGCGACGTGCAAAACTGGCCAGTTTTGTGACATATAAGAAACctaattcaaacaaaacaacgttAGCAGCATACATATCATACAATAAGATATGAGAATAATCACACAGGATGATTGAGAAGAATCACACCGGATGGTTAAATAAAATACATAACTGGAAGGTGAAGATGCAAAATCTTCAGCTCATCAGTATCTTCAGACTGCACAATAAGCAGTCGATCTTCACCATAGATAACTTGACGGGTATAAGTAGTGCCTGAAACTCCTCTATTAAGgcaacattttccaaaagaaaatgcaatGATTCGCTCCGATGATCGTTCCTCAACAGCATAAAGCCTATATCCATATTCATCCCAGTGCATGAGAGAGGTGCCACCCATCATAGGTTCAAATTTGCAATCCTGATTTGGCTTAACCACTGGAGAAGACACAGAACTTAGACCAATTTGACGTATAGTAGACATCAGACGACACCCAGAGACAGACCAAACTGCAAGTCCTCGTAACTTCCACCCTACTGTAAAAGCAGAATTATCAGGAGTCCATGCAATACAACTGACAGGACCAGTATCTTCCACTGAATATCTGCAAAATCCACAAGGACACATAATTGCCATTCAGGATACAAAAAGGCAAATTTTAACAGATCATGAAGAGCTAGTAAATTGTCTAATAAAACTAAAAGCATCTCACTACGAAAGCAAGCCACAGAAAATAGATCCCATTTCAAAATGACATGAGATCAAATAATGCATCATAAGAGCAGAACTAGGGTTATAACCACTCTTCTAAGATATAAGGACCAAAATGAAAGCAAGGCTCTTGCAAGGAGATGAGAGAGGGGGGGCGGGGGTGGTGGTGAAACTAAAGAAATTGTTCAAATTACAAGGTATGGGCTATTCGACAAAAGTCCCAATGATTCATCCCTTCAGAGGCAAGGAAAGGGAGAGCCCTTGCTACCATTGGACCATTTGTAGCTTCAGCATCCTGATTTACGTAACTACGTGCACGATAGTTGCAGAGTTAAaaacaccaattgattttaagtCTTGACCATTCGGAAGTGAACAGTCATCAAAGCACTTGAAAATATTAGATGGGGATTAATCAGATAGACGAATTTGAGTAGTTAAAGAAACATACATATTAGATATTGCTTAGCTTTATTGGCACCTGCAAAAAATCTTACCCCCAGTCATACAAAGACACAGAACGAATGAGTGATACTGATTCTACAAGATCATATAGCTCAACAACACCTCTTCTGGTACCAACAGCAAGGATTTGCTGCTCCGAAGCTATGGAAGCACATGCAACATCACCAGACCCCAACCACTTTTCAGCTTTAATTGACCCAGCTTGCTTTAAACCTTTCTTACTTACAGAACATACGACCAGTTGCCCATCTGAGAATACCACACATAGCAACCGCAAGGACAGAGAGAACTCCAGTTGGACAATTGCAGACCTTTGAGATGAATAAAGACTGGGCATGAAAGCTCCATCAACCCCTTCAGAAGCAAGACCATTCTCTCGAGAATATAATAATTTAGTTGCTTCATTTCCCTCTTGACAGTGGAAGTTAAGTCGAAAGGCCCCACAGAACTGCATTGAACATACAACAATGCGTTTTGAAATCAAACGCCGAAGCTGCCGATTTTTCTTTGATATGAAATCAGAAGCAAGATATTGCTGAATACTTAGTCCGCAAAGAGCTTAAATACACTTTTTGCATGTATGGTGCTATATTGCattaaaattttgataaaaactGTTAGTGCCCACCACGCAAACATTACCTCCCCCTTCCAGGAAATGTTATATAAAGATCCATCTGATAGTCCAAATAGTAAGTGTTTGCTGTCGCAAGCAATATTGCTCCTGGTCACCCCAAAAACAGAACAGACAATATAAGCCCCACATTTTTGCATGATGCACAGAGACAATCTCGTGAGTTTGATGCTAAATGCAAGATTAGAAGAAAATAGTGTATGTAATGGAAGCGAGAACTTCAGTATGTTCAATAATGTCACTCAGTTTTTCAATATGCACCAAAAGAACAGACAATGCCAGTAATACTAGGTTCCCTTTTTTCCTGATTCTATGAGAAGTACAATTCCCTAAAACGGCCAAAGGAGGAGTTAGTCCttttagatttcttggagggtttcaacctaaaaccaattggcagtaggtggagtagcctctagattttattaaccaagcttgggtggcttcgatgagcgatgtgggacaagtctaacaagTCCTCGTTGAGGAAGCCTTTGGACCTGTATCTTGAAATGAGAGCACATTGGGGCATGTGGATTGTACAGGCCATATCCAGCTTGAAAACCACAAGAATTCTAAAGCAGCAGTAAGGAACTGGAAGTTGGTAAATCTTAAGCCATCACTCTTAAAACAGATCTTACACAAGACGGATGTGGCACGATAAACGGCATCTTTAAGATCCTCCAGTTATGTATTCACAGTTTATTGTATCCAAGGAATATTATTCTTCACCTTCTACATAATGGTTAAGGAAATATGAAGAAAGGATCTTAATATCAACCGTAGAAATCTTTATCGACAACAAGGCTAATTTTAACAGAGTCGAACTCATAAAGACATAAAAATGTACAACATCAGGATTCACGTACGTTGCTACTTGCGCATCAGAAAATGGAACCTGCTCTCTGAGAAGTAGAGAAATAGTTGCAAGAAACAAGCCAGACGGTTGCTTTCCTCCAATATGTAAACTTTTTTCAGTGAAGTGGACCTTAAAAACGTGAAGATAGGAGCAAGAGGTCTGCAAAAGTAGACCAGCAATGTGAGTGACAGATAGAATTCTACACCCGAGAAATTAGATAAGGACACCCATCTAATTTGGAAGTTTCAACAGTCAGACTCACAAGCATTACCACTTTCAGGCAACACGCTTGGAATATGATGTTTCTATCTCATacaggaaaaataaaacaaattaatagAGAAAGAACAATCCCTATTCTTGATAAttgagaaaacaacaaaaaaaagttatctGCTAGGAGTAGAGGGTTGCCAGTGCAGAGGGTTATATTGAAGGGGCTTTAGGTGCAATAAGCTAGGGAGAAGTTGGGAAGTTACTTAGTTGTTATCTAGTGAGTTTGGCGGGAAAACCAGGTTTTGTAATCCCAGAATTATTCTtccatttctctttctctctctctttctctctctctactgtaaCGCACCACATTCCATTGTATTCTTCTCAATTCCTGTAATTCTATACCAATTCAATCAATAAAAATGTGGGTTGGtgttgaatctctctctctactgtaaCGCACCACATTCCATTGTGTTCTTGATTTTATcatttggtatcaaagccaccAATCTTCAGTCAAGGCTGATGTACAAGAGATCTTAGAGTCCATGCGGCCTGATTTTGGAAAGCTCGACACATTGATCTCAAAACCGCTTGAAACAAATGATGCATTGATCTCAAATTTGACTGAAATCAACCGCAAATTCAAGGAAAATCATGAGTACTTTGAATTGTTGATCAAGGAAACAGGTTACTTGCGAAGAAGCAGGGATGGAAAATACTGTTCCAAATGAGGAATTGCAGTCGGAGGATGGACAAGCTACAGAGGTAGAATCTGACTACTTGGTGGATAACAAAGAGTGCTCGGAGAAGGTTCTAGTCTTGAAGAACCACTCTGGCTCAAACACCCACTACTCTCCGTTCCAGTGTCATAGCTCCGATTGAAAGTTTGATAACAGGAAGAAATGGGGACAACGCAAAAATCAAGACCCATGAACATCGTGTGTGTAAAAGGAAGCCTTATATATGTAGTATGGTCATCTACAAGTTTCGAACTAGGGATGATGGAACAATCATGGGATCCCGGTGATTTAGACATATACATTCTTTCCTTCTGGAGTGATGAGGCGACATTGACCAGTATTTGGGATCCAGGTGGAATACTTCTTGAAGTAAACTCAAATGGGAATATTTGTGAAAATTAGAACCTACTTTACACACGATTAAAGATAGTTTCATGTTCGCCACAATACCTATAGAAGACTATTTTCATTCACTCTCCAATGAGCAAGAATATCAAACGGAAAATAGAGATTGTCCACTATAACAGTTGCATCCCTATTGGATCCTTTCCTGCTGCTTTATGTTTTAgaattctattttttcttcaagttttggGTACCTAGAACATGGGTTTGGAGCTGACCCACAGAGCAAGGGGGTTTGAATGACATGCCATATAGGGTCTCTTGGATTGTGCGTGCACATTGTTCGACAAAATTCTTGACCCATATTTGGTGATTCACCTGCTTGCTGCTTTTGCCAATTCTGGTGGGTTAGATTTGTAAGTAATGTGTTTGATAAAACGCATTAGAAGGAATCAATAGCATGAAATGCCATGATCGTGGGATATCGACTGTACGGGTAAATGAGAGAGACACCAAGTTGTTTCATCCAAGGCTAACGGCAGATGTGAAGTTCAATGAGTCAACGATGGTTTCTGATTTGTCTACACTTTGTATATCGGGTGCTTGTTCTTGCTTAAATTTGGCCTCGAGGACAAGGCCTTTAAAGAGTGGTGGAATGATAGGAGTTGAGGGTGGCCAGTGCAGTGGGTATTGGAGGGGCGTTAGGTGTATAATAAGCTAGGGGTTGTAGGAAGTTAACTAGAAGTGGGTTATGGTTGTTATATAGCCGGTGAGTCTGAGCGTGAGAGCTCAGGTTTTTTGTAATCCCAGAATTATTCTTCActtttctccctctcttcctctccctctctctac
This genomic window contains:
- the LOC131332520 gene encoding uncharacterized protein LOC131332520 isoform X2; this encodes MYMAYGWPQVIPLESGLCPTSEKIIYLRVTNRLLLVVAPSHLELWSSSQHKVRLGKYKRDSDSIQREGENMQAVWSPDAKLIAVLTSCSYLHVFKVHFTEKSLHIGGKQPSGLFLATISLLLREQVPFSDAQVATSNIACDSKHLLFGLSDGSLYNISWKGEFCGAFRLNFHCQEGNEATKLLYSRENGLASEGVDGAFMPSLYSSQRSAIVQLEFSLSLRLLCVVFSDGQLVVCSVSKKGLKQAGSIKAEKWLGSGDVACASIASEQQILAVGTRRGVVELYDLVESVSLIRSVSLYDWGYSVEDTGPVSCIAWTPDNSAFTVGWKLRGLAVWSVSGCRLMSTIRQIGLSSVSSPVVKPNQDCKFEPMMGGTSLMHWDEYGYRLYAVEERSSERIIAFSFGKCCLNRGVSGTTYTRQVIYGEDRLLIVQSEDTDELKILHLHLPVSYMSQNWPVLHVAASKDGMYLAVAGLHGLILYDVRMKKWRVFGDITQEQKIQCKGLLWLGKIVVVCNYIDSSNMYELLFYPRYHLDQSSLLCKKPLLAKPMVMDVYQDYLLVTYRPFDVHILHVKISGELTPSSTPDLQLSTVRELSIMTAKSHPTAMRFIPDQLSREHASKNLISTSSDMLGKEPVRCLILRVNGELSLLDLDDGRERELTDSVELFWVTCGQSEEKTNLIEEVSWLDYGHRGMQVWYPSPGVDPFKQEDFLQLDPELEFDREVYPLGLLPNAGVVVGVSQRMSFSACTEFPCFEPSPQAQTILHCLLRHLLQRDKSEEALRLAVLSAEKPHFSHCLEWLLFTVFDAEISRQSANKNQISLPMRAAKFSLLEKTCGLIKNFPEYFDVVVSVARKTDGRHWADLFSAAGRSTELFEECFQRRWYRTAACYILVIAKLEGPAVSQYCALRLLQATLDESLYELAGELVRFLLRSGREYEPSSTDSERLSPRFLGYFILPSSYRRQSFDSKSPSFKEQNAHVASVKNILESHASYLMSGKELSKLVAFVKGTQFDLVEYLQRERYGSARLENFASGLELIGQKLQMGTLQSRLDAEFLLAHMCSVKFKEWIVVLATLLRRSEVLFDLFRHDMRLWKAYNVTLQSHQAFAEYHDLLGALEEKLSSCETT